The following DNA comes from Ricinus communis isolate WT05 ecotype wild-type chromosome 10, ASM1957865v1, whole genome shotgun sequence.
GCGAAACAACGAGCCGTTGGGCTAAGGCAGTTACAGAGAAAATTTAGCTTAGATTTGGTGGGGTGAGCCAGGCCAATGCAATAGTGCAACGCACAGGCGACTCGCGAGGACTCCAGTAGCAAGCTATTGTAGCGAGCCCTCCccctataaaaattaatttaatatcatgTGGACCAATGGTCCACGTATCAGATATTAAACTGATAAGAACAGATACTACACTTGATCTTAGCCAAAAGGCCGAGAAAGGTATGCTTACCCCATTCCCTTCGTTTCCTTTCTATAGCCGCAGTTTTCAAAAGTTAAGTCTCTTCTTTGCGATGTGGGTTTTATATGTCTGCTATATTAAACTTGTTCAAGCTTATCTCCGGAGCTAAAACTGCTGATTTTTTAGATACTATCAGGCTAGAGGAAATCTGGAAGTTGATTATAGATTAACATAACATACACGATTACATCTGGGTTATCAtctacttatatatatatcagcaCTTGTATGCACAAAAGCACTGCTTAGGAACAGCAGGTGCAGCATACAGATCACAGAGTCCCATTCcattatatttgtttttgcAGTCATCCCAGCAGCGATTATTGCCTTTGCAGTTCCAAACTTTGTGGCAGTCCCTTGCTCCTGCCCTCATCACCACTTCTTCATCTGCAAAATCCACATAATATAGCAGCTACCCCCCCATCAAGTTCTTGCATATTACAGAATATTTGCTGACTATGAAAATCCCAATCTATATAGTACATCATCAGAATAAGAGCACATATACAGTTCTAATcttaaatatatgtaataagTCATGTGCAACATATAAGATGCGAAACAAACTCACTTACTAACTGAGCTAATATATAAGATTGTTTTAAGATTATCTGATTTGTTTTAAGATTATCTGATTGAGTTGTTTAGGATTGCTCCCATAGTCTAAAATGTAAGtgaaattaaatctaaaagtgGGCATTAACTCTTCCTGAATgctagaaaaggaaaaaaatgacaGAGAGAAAATCTTACCAGAGGCAAGAATGAGGAGGACAAGCAGGAAGAAGGTAGTAAATTTCACCATCTTTATGTATGTTTATATGGATTTTTTTGCGGTTCTTTATGTGCTCTTACTAAGTCTTGTTTCTGAGAGAAATTTGGGATGCTATTTATAGGACTAAAGGCCTTATTTTTCAGGGAGGCTACAGTTCAATTTGCATTAAGGATAAGCATACAAAAGTCATGGTATAGTGGAATTATGATTCTGCAGTTTTATAATGTAATTGCCCAAGAATCACAATgttaaagaatataattaattagcacACCTATTTCATTTAAGTGTGAGACATTTTGGGACCCTAGAAAGGAATTTGGTGAAGATACCCCTGTTAAAAGTTTCCAAATTCTTGAAACACTTAATGGTCAGATATATAGTAAATTATCCAAAAGTAAAAATGAACTTTAATTTGTGCCTGGCTAAACTTGATTCCAAGAGTGTGAAAACCCAAGAGTGTGATCTTCATCCAGTCTTTTCTTATGATATATTCCACCTAAGTGCTTTTTGCATAGACCAATCCTGAAATGGTTAGGCAAACACCATTGCATCATACAGTTACATATATAACCCCTCTTTTGACATCATACCACTTATGTGGATTATGTTAAGGAGGTGTGGTGATTAATGCACTCAGCTTTCACTTACTTTTTTATGATGGCAGTGTAACAAAAGAGAGCAGgtaaatgatttaatttagtatattaatCTAGTGGTAAACGAAGGAGTGTATTCTTAGTGATAGCAGCCACACCTTGATGCATTCTTAGTGATAGCAAGTTCTgaacataaaaattacatgctcTCACTTGCTGCCAAGTGCCAAGCAAACGGAACCTGACTCATGGTAATGAAAACAAAATTACAAATGAAAAGGGGTCCTCTCTTAGGCAATTCGCCTATGCAGAAATTTGCTAAACGACCTCAACGAGATTGGATTGAGCCGAcaccttttctttcatctttaaGGAGCTCTATCCAAGCCTGGTCCTCACTCCTAACTCCTAAGT
Coding sequences within:
- the LOC8288443 gene encoding putative defensin-like protein 184, encoding MVKFTTFFLLVLLILASDEEVVMRAGARDCHKVWNCKGNNRCWDDCKNKYNGMGLCDLYAAPAVPKQCFCAYKC